The Chitinophagales bacterium region CCATGATTAAAAAAGACTGAAGGTTGGACACATGCTGGTAAAAAAATCAAGTAATCCTCTAATCCTTTCCATTAAGGTTCAGACAATGATTGAAAAGAATTGAAGTAGTATCTTGATTAAAAAATAAATAATCATGAAATATGAAGACTTAACCCGAAGATTATTCGAGCGGCAATGAAAGTTCATTCTTCATTGGGAAATGGTTTTCAGGAGGTTATTTATCAGCGGGCAATGGAAATTGAAATGCCCTTTGAGGAACTTCAATTCGAGCGGGAGAAAGAAATACCGATCTATTACCGAGATATTCAAATAGTTACACGCCGTGTGGATTTTTTTGTAGAGGGTTTAATTATGGTTGAATTGAAAGCGCTAACTCATCTGGAAGATGTTCACCTGGCACAGGCAATGAATTATCTTGAAGCATATCAAATGGAAATTGGTTTACTGATAAATTTCGGAGCAAAAAGTCTCGACTTTAAGCGGGTACACAACAACAAGCTAATCAACTCATCCTCTAATCCATTCAATCAAGGTTCAGACAAAGGAGAGTTACTACGGTAAGGATAGAGCATGTGAAATTGTCCAGAAGATGATAAATAAAACAAATGAAGTCGTGAAAGCCGACATCTTTATTTGAAACTAAACCTGCTACTTGGGACTGCGCGGTATTGACAAGTCAAATATTCGGAGGCGCTGGGGCGGTTCTGTTCCATTTAAACAGAACAGTCCAAAGGATTTTATATCTCACTACATCGCTTAGACCATTGAGAATTTGTATTTGTAAAGAATGGAATAATGTATGATAACTTTCAGCTACACAGTTAGGTATCACTACAAACGGAATCCTTATAAAGCGGAACGCTATCAATATGAAATTCGCGATTGTACGTTCAAGAGAGCGATAATTCAGCAAGAAGAACTGCTTGAAAACATGTCTAAGAAATACAAGCAGAAGATCAGAAAAGTGTTACCTGAAACACAACAAGAAGGAATTTACGAATTCAAGCAATATAATCGCTTATCGTGTAAGCCCAACGGATATGTGAGAACAATAATGGGCTGGGTAATTTCCGATACTTACAGCGACGCCTACTTAAGTATATGCTACCATTACGATCCATTGATGGAACATGTGTAGATTTTTTCTGATAACCTTCCCCGTATTTTCAATAAAAATTTTCCAATTAGATGGTTCTTCTCCTCGCCCAAAACATAACTTAAATTTTATAAAATACTATTTATAACAGACCTAACAACTATAAGGATTTTATTCTGCACCTGAATTTGACAACTTAAGAAGTATGGATTGTACGATTATGTTAAAATTTTACAGCACTTGCTTCTTTTCACAGGTATTTGAGC contains the following coding sequences:
- a CDS encoding GxxExxY protein translates to MKVHSSLGNGFQEVIYQRAMEIEMPFEELQFEREKEIPIYYRDIQIVTRRVDFFVEGLIMVELKALTHLEDVHLAQAMNYLEAYQMEIGLLINFGAKSLDFKRVHNNKLINSSSNPFNQGSDKGELLR